A single window of Narcine bancroftii isolate sNarBan1 chromosome 1, sNarBan1.hap1, whole genome shotgun sequence DNA harbors:
- the rgmb gene encoding repulsive guidance molecule B isoform X1 codes for MIKSTVELRRIIWSRRGSCSCWPFSVECLRNSLQPEWMGMGEPGFYYPGAERPATAFTFLLLFISTFANTGYCQQQYQCRIQKCTTDFVALTSHLNAALNAFASEFCIALRAYALCTERTAKACRGNLAFHSAMLGISDLMSQRNCSREGPTSIAAQDLLPVSHNIGFCDYDNRAGAARGHRAAAGIELQAPRRRYVFCGLFGDPHLRTFRDHFQTCKVEGAWPLIDNNYLSVQVTNVPVVQGSSATATNKITIIFKTYHDCTDQKVYQAMTDDLPAAFIDGTTVGNGWIKTLWIVEKVNGKHVEVHAKYIGMTVIVRQVGRYLTFALRMPEELALNENDSQGLQLCARGCPMNERIDESGHLPLPANSQNHPPPSQAQSKGAYTLESATAKCHEKIQVKDVYFHSCVFDLLTTGDANFTAAAYSALQDLETLHPKRERWHIFPRSSSVVQNNNLLFDIYVGLFSFVVIVFL; via the exons ATGATTAAAAGCACTGTGGAGCTCAGAAGAATTATCTG GTCGAGGAGAGGTTCCTGCAGCTGCTGGCCCTTCTCGGTGGAGTGTTTGAGAAACTCACTGCAACCTGAATGGATGGGCATGGGGGAACCAGGCTTTTACTACCCCGGGGCTGAACGCCCTGCCACAGCCTTCACGTTTCTGCTGCTTTTCATTTCGACGTTTGCCAACACAG GGTACTGCCAGCAACAGTATCAGTGCAGGATCCAGAAGTGCACCACCGACTTCGTGGCCCTTACTTCGCATCTGAACGCCGCTCTGAATGCTTTTGCTTCCGAGTTCTGCATCGCCCTGCGGGCTTACGCCCTCTGCACGGAGCGAACGGCCAAAGCCTGTCGGGGCAACCTGGCCTTCCACTCGGCCATGCTGGGCATCAGCGACTTGATGAGCCAGAGGAACTGCTCGCGCGAGGGGCCCACCTCGATCGCAGCCCAGGACCTGCTGCCTGTCAGTCACAACATCGGCTTCTGCGACTATGACAACAGGGCGGGGGCGGCCCGCGGCCACCGGGCGGCCGCGGGCATCGAGCTGCAGGCTCCCCGCCGCCGCTACGTCTTCTGCGGCTTGTTTGGCGACCCGCACCTTAGGACTTTCAGGGATCACTTCCAGACTTGCAAAGTGGAAGGAGCCTGGCCCTTGATTGATAACAACTATTTGTCAGTGCAAGTAACCAACGTCCCTGTTGTACAGGGATCCAGCGCTACAGCCACCAACAAG ATAACCATCATATTCAAAACCTATCATGACTGTACAGATCAGAAGGTCTACCAGGCAATGACAGATGATTTGCCTGCAGCATTTATAGACGGTACAACAGTAGGAAATGGCTGGATAAAGACTCTGTGGATAGTGGAGAAAGTCAACGGTAAACATGTGGAGGTGCACGCAAAATATATAGGGATGACGGTTATTGTGCGGCAGGTGGGGCGCTATTTAACATTTGCATTGAGGATGCCTGAGGAACTAGCGCTGAATGAAAACGACAGCCAGGGACTGCAGCTTTGTGCTCGTGGCTGCCCGATGAATGAACGCATTGATGAAAGTGGACATCTCCCTCTTCCAGCCAATAGTCAGAACCATCCGCCCCCCTCACAGGCCCAATCAAAAGGTGCTTACACATTAGAGAGTGCAACGGCTAAATGCCATGAAAAAATCCAAGTAAAGGATGTCTATTTTCATTCCTGTGTCTTTGACCTTCTGACAACTGGAGATGCAAACTTCACAGCAGCAGCGTATAGTGCCCTCCAAGACCTGGAGACATTACATCCAAAGAGAGAGCGCTGGCATATTTTCCCCAGGAGTAGCAGTGTTGTCCAGAACAACAATCTGTTATTTGACATTTACGTTGGACTCTTTTCCTTTGTTGTGATTGTGTTTTTGTAG
- the rgmb gene encoding repulsive guidance molecule B isoform X2 — MGMGEPGFYYPGAERPATAFTFLLLFISTFANTGYCQQQYQCRIQKCTTDFVALTSHLNAALNAFASEFCIALRAYALCTERTAKACRGNLAFHSAMLGISDLMSQRNCSREGPTSIAAQDLLPVSHNIGFCDYDNRAGAARGHRAAAGIELQAPRRRYVFCGLFGDPHLRTFRDHFQTCKVEGAWPLIDNNYLSVQVTNVPVVQGSSATATNKITIIFKTYHDCTDQKVYQAMTDDLPAAFIDGTTVGNGWIKTLWIVEKVNGKHVEVHAKYIGMTVIVRQVGRYLTFALRMPEELALNENDSQGLQLCARGCPMNERIDESGHLPLPANSQNHPPPSQAQSKGAYTLESATAKCHEKIQVKDVYFHSCVFDLLTTGDANFTAAAYSALQDLETLHPKRERWHIFPRSSSVVQNNNLLFDIYVGLFSFVVIVFL, encoded by the exons ATGGGCATGGGGGAACCAGGCTTTTACTACCCCGGGGCTGAACGCCCTGCCACAGCCTTCACGTTTCTGCTGCTTTTCATTTCGACGTTTGCCAACACAG GGTACTGCCAGCAACAGTATCAGTGCAGGATCCAGAAGTGCACCACCGACTTCGTGGCCCTTACTTCGCATCTGAACGCCGCTCTGAATGCTTTTGCTTCCGAGTTCTGCATCGCCCTGCGGGCTTACGCCCTCTGCACGGAGCGAACGGCCAAAGCCTGTCGGGGCAACCTGGCCTTCCACTCGGCCATGCTGGGCATCAGCGACTTGATGAGCCAGAGGAACTGCTCGCGCGAGGGGCCCACCTCGATCGCAGCCCAGGACCTGCTGCCTGTCAGTCACAACATCGGCTTCTGCGACTATGACAACAGGGCGGGGGCGGCCCGCGGCCACCGGGCGGCCGCGGGCATCGAGCTGCAGGCTCCCCGCCGCCGCTACGTCTTCTGCGGCTTGTTTGGCGACCCGCACCTTAGGACTTTCAGGGATCACTTCCAGACTTGCAAAGTGGAAGGAGCCTGGCCCTTGATTGATAACAACTATTTGTCAGTGCAAGTAACCAACGTCCCTGTTGTACAGGGATCCAGCGCTACAGCCACCAACAAG ATAACCATCATATTCAAAACCTATCATGACTGTACAGATCAGAAGGTCTACCAGGCAATGACAGATGATTTGCCTGCAGCATTTATAGACGGTACAACAGTAGGAAATGGCTGGATAAAGACTCTGTGGATAGTGGAGAAAGTCAACGGTAAACATGTGGAGGTGCACGCAAAATATATAGGGATGACGGTTATTGTGCGGCAGGTGGGGCGCTATTTAACATTTGCATTGAGGATGCCTGAGGAACTAGCGCTGAATGAAAACGACAGCCAGGGACTGCAGCTTTGTGCTCGTGGCTGCCCGATGAATGAACGCATTGATGAAAGTGGACATCTCCCTCTTCCAGCCAATAGTCAGAACCATCCGCCCCCCTCACAGGCCCAATCAAAAGGTGCTTACACATTAGAGAGTGCAACGGCTAAATGCCATGAAAAAATCCAAGTAAAGGATGTCTATTTTCATTCCTGTGTCTTTGACCTTCTGACAACTGGAGATGCAAACTTCACAGCAGCAGCGTATAGTGCCCTCCAAGACCTGGAGACATTACATCCAAAGAGAGAGCGCTGGCATATTTTCCCCAGGAGTAGCAGTGTTGTCCAGAACAACAATCTGTTATTTGACATTTACGTTGGACTCTTTTCCTTTGTTGTGATTGTGTTTTTGTAG